One part of the Lachnospiraceae bacterium JLR.KK002 genome encodes these proteins:
- a CDS encoding chemotaxis protein, which yields MDTNILLENGTNELEVLEFTLAGNHYGINVAKIREILTYQPVTPIPNAHPSVEGIFMPRDTMITVINLRNCLGLPDIDRNGLFIITNFNKLNIAFHVDEVCGIHRLSWADIIKPDSTINVEESGVSTGVIKLEDRLVVILDFEKIVTDISPETGLQVSDIDALEERNRSDSPIMVAEDSPLLSKLITDCLKKSGYTKLIVNSNGQELWDRLSEFRKSGDLDDKVHMVITDIEMPLMDGHRLTKLIKEDDELKHIPVVIFSSLVNEEMRRKGEMLGADAQLTKPEIGKLVSAIDDLLDKRKEALAQKANG from the coding sequence ATGGATACAAATATTCTTTTGGAGAATGGCACAAATGAGCTGGAGGTACTGGAATTTACATTAGCTGGAAATCATTACGGTATTAATGTGGCGAAAATTCGGGAGATTTTAACTTATCAGCCGGTTACTCCGATTCCTAATGCACATCCAAGTGTGGAAGGTATATTTATGCCGAGAGATACCATGATTACAGTTATTAATCTGCGTAATTGTCTGGGGCTTCCAGATATTGACAGGAACGGATTATTTATTATTACCAATTTTAACAAGCTGAATATTGCTTTTCATGTGGATGAGGTGTGCGGAATACACAGACTTTCCTGGGCAGATATTATCAAGCCGGATTCTACCATTAACGTGGAAGAAAGCGGTGTATCCACAGGTGTGATTAAACTGGAAGACCGTCTGGTTGTTATTCTTGACTTTGAGAAGATTGTAACAGATATCAGTCCGGAGACCGGTTTACAGGTATCTGACATTGATGCACTGGAAGAACGGAACAGAAGCGATTCCCCGATTATGGTGGCAGAGGATTCGCCGCTGCTGTCCAAACTGATTACAGACTGTCTGAAGAAATCCGGTTATACCAAACTGATTGTCAACAGCAATGGTCAGGAACTGTGGGATCGGCTGAGTGAGTTCCGCAAATCCGGTGACCTGGATGATAAGGTACATATGGTAATTACCGATATTGAGATGCCTCTGATGGACGGACACCGTCTGACGAAGCTGATTAAGGAAGATGATGAATTAAAGCACATTCCGGTTGTTATTTTCTCATCTCTGGTAAATGAAGAAATGCGGCGTAAGGGCGAGATGCTGGGAGCGGACGCTCAGTTGACCAAACCGGAGATTGGCAAACTGGTAAGCGCGATTGATGACCTTCTGGATAAGAGAAAAGAAGCGCTGGCTCAGAAGGCGAACGGATAA